In the genome of Saprospira sp. CCB-QB6, one region contains:
- a CDS encoding DUF6976 family protein has translation MAKLQNELLTLEETQALIKAGELLLIAASQKLLDQLPAGQWLGGSTPYFMSKEGAKKELNRLFVTKLTQLAVSAQIKSYSAQELEQLLADRPQNGFSYIALPAFSEVHKAYALEIGQYETLYDQPILGWITGRQLEAPETHLPATYYGPTAQKLTNKAVLMHVELADTQYAEIEIYNPYEEGQGDKIQFLKTDFSASEALINGEKQDFPSYCKANGIDGSLPLIADYSGALINTTIQRIEEEAVYFYAPVSADQLYYLAKKVDYSPEAFLNEMPITNAVTACNCIVNYLNFKLDGQKVGDYEGPFTFGEVGYMLLNQTLVLLHIQNY, from the coding sequence ATGGCTAAGCTTCAAAACGAATTACTTACTCTAGAAGAGACGCAAGCGCTAATTAAAGCTGGCGAACTACTGCTAATCGCCGCTAGCCAAAAATTACTCGACCAACTGCCCGCAGGCCAATGGCTGGGCGGGAGTACCCCCTACTTTATGAGTAAAGAAGGGGCCAAAAAAGAACTGAATCGACTATTTGTTACTAAACTAACACAGCTAGCCGTTTCTGCCCAAATTAAAAGCTATTCGGCCCAAGAACTCGAACAGTTACTAGCCGACCGCCCCCAAAATGGCTTTAGCTATATCGCATTGCCCGCTTTCTCTGAAGTCCATAAAGCTTATGCCCTAGAAATTGGCCAATATGAAACACTCTATGATCAACCCATTCTAGGCTGGATCACAGGCCGACAACTAGAGGCTCCTGAAACTCATTTGCCAGCAACTTATTATGGCCCAACAGCCCAAAAGTTAACGAATAAAGCAGTCTTAATGCATGTCGAACTGGCCGATACCCAATATGCCGAAATCGAAATTTATAACCCCTACGAAGAAGGCCAAGGCGATAAAATCCAGTTTCTAAAAACTGACTTTTCCGCCTCCGAAGCCCTGATCAATGGCGAAAAACAAGATTTTCCTAGCTACTGCAAAGCCAATGGCATAGATGGTAGCCTTCCCCTAATCGCCGATTACTCTGGCGCACTAATCAATACCACTATCCAACGCATAGAGGAGGAGGCTGTCTATTTTTATGCCCCCGTTTCGGCCGATCAACTGTATTATCTAGCCAAAAAAGTTGATTATAGCCCAGAAGCCTTTCTTAACGAAATGCCTATTACTAATGCCGTTACTGCCTGTAACTGTATCGTAAATTACCTAAACTTTAAGCTAGATGGCCAGAAAGTAGGCGATTATGAAGGCCCCTTTACCTTTGGCGAAGTGGGCTACATGCTACTCAACCAAACCCTCGTCCTCCTGCATATCCAAAACTATTAA
- a CDS encoding DUF6976 family protein, which produces MPNNQILTLRETTALIEQGDLLLIAGNQDLLDQLPAGQWLGGTIPYFMSGEGAKKDLNRLFVSNLTQVAASASIKSYSTQEFEELLADRPKNGFSYIALPVFSEVHKAYAVEINQYETLYDSPILGWITGKDLDASEQDDQFPAVYHGPTATCLANKAVLMHIELPETQYAEIEIYNPYEQANGDSIQFLEDDFSAGEVLINNEKQNFAHYCRAKKIKGQLPVVANYSGALINIDIERIDEDRVHFYGPVSRDQVYHWAKDIHYSPQAFLKAMPKEEAITAFNCISIYSNFQLEGEQIGNYGGPFTFGEIAYILLNQTLVLLHIQNK; this is translated from the coding sequence ATGCCCAATAACCAAATCCTAACCTTAAGGGAAACCACTGCACTGATTGAGCAAGGGGATTTACTTTTAATTGCTGGCAACCAAGATTTATTGGACCAATTACCCGCAGGCCAATGGTTGGGCGGAACCATTCCCTACTTTATGAGTGGAGAAGGGGCCAAAAAAGATCTTAACCGCCTTTTTGTTAGTAACCTCACTCAAGTGGCAGCCTCTGCCAGCATTAAAAGTTATTCCACTCAAGAGTTTGAAGAACTCTTAGCCGACCGCCCCAAAAATGGCTTTAGCTATATCGCACTACCCGTTTTTTCTGAGGTTCATAAAGCCTATGCCGTAGAAATAAATCAATACGAAACCCTCTACGATTCACCTATCCTCGGATGGATAACTGGAAAAGATTTGGACGCTAGTGAACAGGATGACCAGTTCCCCGCAGTCTATCATGGACCAACAGCAACTTGCCTCGCTAATAAGGCAGTACTCATGCATATCGAATTGCCCGAAACCCAATATGCCGAAATCGAAATCTATAATCCCTACGAACAAGCCAATGGCGATAGCATCCAGTTTCTAGAAGATGATTTCTCCGCCGGCGAGGTCCTAATCAATAACGAAAAACAAAACTTTGCCCACTACTGCCGAGCAAAGAAGATTAAAGGCCAACTACCCGTTGTCGCCAATTACTCTGGTGCCCTAATTAATATTGATATTGAACGCATTGACGAAGATAGAGTCCATTTCTATGGCCCAGTATCTCGCGACCAAGTTTATCATTGGGCCAAAGATATTCACTACAGCCCCCAAGCTTTTCTAAAGGCTATGCCCAAAGAAGAAGCAATTACGGCCTTTAACTGTATTTCTATTTATTCTAATTTTCAATTAGAAGGAGAACAAATCGGAAACTACGGCGGCCCCTTTACCTTCGGAGAAATTGCTTATATTTTACTCAACCAAACCCTCGTCCTCTTGCACATTCAGAATAAGTAA
- a CDS encoding TetR/AcrR family transcriptional regulator, whose translation MVAIHIQLNENLYLRDPQQTKLGRKIIEYAIILIEELGFEKFTFKKLASKIQSTEASVYRYFENKHKLLLYLVCWYWEWTMFQIDYNSMNIDCPAKRLKIILTTLVTSSQTNPAVEYVDENRLHRIVVAEGIKAYHTKEVDHENKEGLFLNYKTLSKVIADAIQAVKPDFPYPNTLASTLIEMASDHIYFAEHFPSITDVSVEKGQLDAVVKMLEFFTFKMLDHPIPE comes from the coding sequence ATGGTTGCTATTCATATTCAACTCAACGAGAACCTTTACCTACGAGACCCCCAGCAAACCAAATTGGGCCGAAAAATCATTGAGTACGCCATTATCCTGATTGAGGAACTCGGTTTTGAGAAGTTTACCTTCAAAAAACTGGCAAGCAAAATTCAATCAACGGAGGCTTCTGTTTATCGCTATTTTGAAAATAAGCACAAATTGCTGCTCTATTTGGTCTGTTGGTATTGGGAGTGGACCATGTTCCAAATTGATTATAATAGCATGAATATCGATTGTCCCGCCAAGCGATTAAAAATAATCTTGACCACTTTGGTCACTTCTTCACAAACCAACCCTGCTGTAGAATATGTAGACGAAAACCGCCTACATCGCATTGTCGTGGCCGAGGGCATCAAGGCCTACCACACCAAAGAGGTCGATCATGAAAATAAGGAGGGGCTTTTTCTCAACTACAAAACCCTTTCTAAGGTCATTGCCGATGCCATTCAGGCTGTAAAACCCGATTTTCCCTACCCCAATACGCTAGCTTCTACCCTAATTGAAATGGCTAGCGATCATATCTATTTTGCCGAGCATTTCCCCTCTATTACCGATGTTTCTGTAGAAAAAGGCCAGCTGGATGCAGTCGTTAAAATGCTCGAATTCTTTACTTTCAAGATGCTAGATCATCCTATTCCAGAATAG
- the tsaE gene encoding tRNA (adenosine(37)-N6)-threonylcarbamoyltransferase complex ATPase subunit type 1 TsaE: MQTDYTVNNLAELAALAQELVAGPLQTYRKVFLDAPMGAGKTTLVHYLVRALGGQEESSSPSYSLINEYGLRDSPLLVRHADLYRLENLEEALEIGIEDYLEDEHYFFVEWPEILLPLLPENALHLRILVQEEGKRQILLEKM, translated from the coding sequence ATGCAAACAGATTATACGGTAAATAATTTGGCCGAATTGGCGGCGCTGGCCCAAGAGCTAGTTGCTGGACCGCTGCAAACTTACCGCAAAGTTTTTTTAGATGCGCCTATGGGGGCGGGAAAAACCACTTTGGTCCATTATTTAGTGAGGGCCCTAGGCGGCCAAGAAGAAAGCAGTAGCCCTAGCTATAGCCTCATCAATGAGTATGGCTTAAGGGATAGCCCTTTGTTGGTCCGGCATGCGGACCTCTACCGCCTAGAAAACCTAGAAGAAGCCCTTGAAATTGGCATTGAGGACTATCTAGAAGATGAGCATTATTTCTTTGTGGAGTGGCCAGAAATTTTGTTACCTTTGTTGCCCGAAAATGCGCTGCATTTGCGGATCTTGGTCCAAGAAGAAGGAAAACGACAAATTTTACTAGAAAAAATGTAA
- a CDS encoding DUF6976 family protein: MKKNQLISPERCAQWISEGRTLIVAADAALLQQLPKGNWIGGSIPYFMSEEGGALLRDQVFVTDLTTEIENFSIKAYRAEDLEQMLADRPVNGFCYLLMPAFQDVQATYALEISQNISLFDVPTLGWVTGVAWGEATAPIVVNGQDGTVYLDQLVALHAHLPAEKYAELSIVNIYEQNEGPDIQFLQDGYQAEYCLIDGERQNFLSYLQTHQIDLDYPLVGDFAGAELNTSIYQAEEGAQAVNFASPVFQSQTYRFAKNIADRQASFRSKLPPKTESTLLAYNCVANFLQLSQNENYTKDYTYPFTFGEIAYLVLNQTMVILDIKQL, from the coding sequence ATGAAAAAAAACCAACTGATTTCCCCCGAACGTTGTGCCCAATGGATTAGCGAGGGCCGAACTTTAATTGTCGCTGCAGATGCCGCTCTTTTACAACAGTTGCCTAAGGGAAACTGGATTGGAGGAAGCATCCCTTACTTTATGAGTGAAGAAGGTGGTGCTCTCCTCCGAGATCAGGTTTTTGTGACAGATCTAACAACAGAAATAGAAAACTTTAGTATTAAAGCTTATCGAGCCGAAGACTTAGAACAAATGTTAGCCGATCGGCCAGTAAATGGGTTTTGCTATCTGCTCATGCCTGCTTTTCAGGATGTGCAAGCAACTTATGCCTTAGAGATTAGCCAAAATATTTCTCTTTTTGATGTGCCTACCTTAGGCTGGGTAACAGGAGTTGCTTGGGGAGAAGCCACTGCTCCTATAGTCGTCAATGGTCAAGATGGAACTGTTTATTTGGATCAGTTGGTTGCCTTACATGCTCATTTGCCAGCCGAGAAGTATGCCGAGCTGTCTATTGTCAATATCTATGAACAAAATGAAGGCCCCGATATCCAGTTTCTTCAAGATGGTTATCAGGCTGAATATTGTTTAATTGATGGCGAGAGACAAAACTTTTTAAGCTATCTCCAAACCCATCAGATAGACCTAGACTACCCATTAGTCGGCGATTTTGCTGGAGCCGAACTCAATACCTCTATTTATCAGGCCGAAGAAGGAGCCCAAGCTGTAAACTTTGCTTCTCCTGTCTTCCAAAGCCAAACTTACCGCTTTGCCAAAAATATAGCTGACCGACAAGCTAGTTTCCGATCTAAATTACCCCCAAAAACAGAAAGTACTTTGCTTGCCTATAATTGTGTAGCCAATTTTTTACAATTGAGCCAGAACGAAAATTATACAAAAGACTATACTTACCCCTTCACCTTTGGCGAAATTGCCTATCTGGTCCTTAACCAAACAATGGTCATCCTAGATATTAAACAACTATAG
- a CDS encoding SulP family inorganic anion transporter has protein sequence MKSPLSFKYLSNDLPAAIVVFLVAVPLCLGIALASGTSLLSGIIAGIVGGTVVTLFSNSSLGVSGPAAGLVAIVIAAIEQLGSFETFLLAVVISGIFQLLLGFLKAGSIGYFFPSSVIKGMLSGIGLIIILKQIPHALGDDKDPEGEMAYQQPDGETTFSEIFKAFTDVFEGLNVNWGPAVAALVAFTILIIWQQDLIKKQPWALWIQGPLVAVISGILLNLGFKGIPQLEIAPEHLVSLPIFDSWAAFSNEMKFPNFAELFNPAVYSTAITLAIVGSMESLLCAEATDKLDPHKRTTNLNQELKAQGMGNIAAGLLGGLPVTQVIVRSSANIQSGGRSKTAAFLHGVFLLLAVLTIPFLLNLIPLASLAAILVMVGYKLANPTVFKQMWRQGYKQFIPFVVTIVAILLSDLLVGITIGMAVAIFYILRNNYRLPFTEIKEGDRIHLQLSEDLSFLNKSALKEYLSKVPAQSHLLIDASRTAHIDPDILDIFEDFKAYAKFKEIRWEWFGLDREGESLAELKQIQPLELEAD, from the coding sequence ATGAAGTCTCCTCTGTCATTTAAGTATTTAAGCAACGATTTGCCTGCGGCTATCGTCGTTTTTTTGGTTGCGGTACCGCTTTGTTTGGGTATTGCTTTAGCTTCGGGCACCTCTCTTTTGTCGGGCATTATTGCGGGCATAGTGGGGGGCACGGTGGTCACGCTTTTTTCAAATTCCTCTTTGGGGGTCAGTGGTCCAGCGGCTGGATTGGTGGCCATTGTCATTGCGGCTATTGAGCAATTGGGTAGTTTTGAAACCTTTTTGTTGGCGGTAGTGATTTCGGGTATCTTTCAGCTTTTGCTCGGTTTTTTGAAGGCGGGAAGCATTGGGTATTTTTTTCCATCTTCGGTCATTAAGGGGATGTTGTCGGGCATTGGTTTGATTATCATCCTCAAGCAGATTCCGCATGCTTTGGGCGATGACAAGGACCCAGAGGGGGAGATGGCCTATCAGCAGCCAGATGGGGAGACGACTTTTAGTGAAATTTTTAAGGCATTTACAGATGTTTTTGAGGGCTTGAATGTCAATTGGGGGCCAGCGGTAGCGGCTTTGGTGGCTTTTACCATTCTTATTATTTGGCAGCAGGACCTGATTAAAAAGCAGCCTTGGGCCTTGTGGATTCAGGGGCCTTTGGTGGCGGTTATTTCTGGCATTTTGCTGAATTTGGGCTTTAAGGGGATTCCACAACTGGAAATTGCCCCAGAGCATTTGGTGAGTTTGCCTATTTTTGATTCTTGGGCAGCCTTTTCTAATGAAATGAAGTTTCCAAACTTTGCAGAGCTCTTTAATCCAGCCGTTTATAGTACGGCCATAACGTTGGCGATTGTGGGGAGTATGGAGTCTCTGCTTTGTGCAGAAGCTACCGATAAATTGGATCCGCATAAACGGACCACCAACCTCAACCAAGAGCTCAAGGCCCAGGGAATGGGAAATATTGCAGCGGGTTTGTTGGGTGGTTTGCCTGTTACTCAGGTGATTGTGCGCTCTTCGGCCAATATTCAGTCAGGGGGACGTTCTAAGACAGCGGCTTTTTTGCATGGGGTCTTTTTGCTTTTGGCCGTTTTGACAATTCCTTTTTTGCTCAACCTCATCCCCTTGGCCAGTTTAGCGGCCATTTTGGTTATGGTGGGCTACAAATTGGCTAATCCAACCGTCTTTAAACAGATGTGGAGGCAGGGGTATAAGCAATTTATTCCTTTTGTGGTTACGATTGTCGCCATTTTGCTTAGCGATTTGTTAGTCGGGATTACGATCGGGATGGCTGTGGCTATTTTCTATATTTTACGCAATAATTATCGTTTGCCTTTTACGGAAATTAAGGAGGGCGATAGGATTCATCTTCAGCTATCAGAAGATCTTTCTTTTTTGAATAAAAGTGCATTAAAGGAATACCTATCAAAGGTTCCTGCTCAAAGTCATTTGCTTATTGACGCTAGCCGAACCGCTCATATTGATCCCGATATTCTTGATATTTTTGAGGATTTTAAGGCCTATGCCAAATTCAAAGAAATTCGTTGGGAATGGTTTGGCCTCGATAGGGAAGGGGAGAGCTTGGCAGAGCTCAAGCAGATACAACCGCTAGAGCTAGAAGCCGACTAA
- a CDS encoding protoglobin domain-containing protein: protein MIDPNTKNWPYYQALFFLTDEDLAELAQAGQKIYDQKDELYSRFYSWLENHPFFQQYYTEDVLQAIRDSEDIFWDDLLAGQADDEYIERQRFFGQVFASVGIPFDAYLAFQNYYHQEVQDLFEREGLLTLSLLKTYRKLTGIAISTLTDGYSKAQEELLQEKEETLSAMSTPITPLWEGILLLPLVGFLDSERARQVLNAMLEAIAEKNAKVFILDIRGIAVMDSEVANALIKMSKAAKLMGCQAMLSGISGNVAQTIVDIGLDIQEIQTHGNMLNALRAALRLTNQSIF, encoded by the coding sequence ATGATTGATCCTAACACTAAAAATTGGCCCTATTACCAAGCCCTCTTTTTTCTCACCGATGAAGACCTAGCAGAACTTGCCCAAGCCGGCCAAAAAATTTATGATCAAAAAGATGAACTCTACTCGCGCTTCTACAGCTGGCTAGAAAATCACCCCTTCTTCCAACAGTATTATACAGAGGATGTCCTGCAAGCCATCCGAGATAGCGAAGATATTTTCTGGGACGATCTGCTCGCTGGCCAAGCCGATGACGAATATATCGAACGCCAACGGTTTTTTGGCCAAGTCTTCGCCAGTGTAGGCATCCCCTTCGATGCCTATTTAGCTTTCCAAAATTATTACCACCAAGAGGTCCAAGACCTATTCGAAAGAGAAGGCCTGCTTACGCTTAGTCTGCTCAAAACTTATCGAAAACTGACCGGAATCGCTATCTCCACCCTGACCGATGGCTACAGTAAAGCCCAAGAAGAACTCCTCCAAGAAAAAGAGGAAACCCTCTCGGCTATGTCTACCCCCATTACCCCCCTCTGGGAAGGTATCCTGCTCCTGCCTCTGGTCGGTTTCCTCGATAGCGAACGAGCCCGACAAGTCCTTAACGCTATGCTGGAAGCTATCGCCGAGAAAAATGCTAAGGTCTTTATTCTCGATATCCGAGGCATCGCCGTGATGGATAGCGAGGTGGCCAATGCCCTGATCAAAATGAGCAAAGCCGCCAAACTCATGGGCTGCCAAGCTATGCTCTCTGGCATTTCCGGAAATGTAGCCCAAACTATTGTCGATATTGGTCTCGATATCCAAGAAATTCAAACTCACGGAAATATGCTCAATGCCCTCCGTGCTGCTCTCCGCCTAACTAATCAAAGTATTTTTTAG
- a CDS encoding toxin-antitoxin system YwqK family antitoxin yields MMKKLIFGGLLLLMLACQTAEVEKSKSTKVLKTEQQENLWIEYEFDTLKQKKDGYYKEYNLVDGKKILFLEKTIKDGLSRGEEKQYYPNGQLAASFQYNEKGQLEGPVKYYFPDGKLKQEGHYQADALADSLKTYYPNGRLKERVFMVENMANGPFEEFYQNGQLKAKGLYVDNIEHCELWIYDQDSTGSLESKMLCDSQLKTCATFWKAKEGPVEGVNDFAKSTIEKMRPQCEPLK; encoded by the coding sequence ATGATGAAAAAATTAATATTCGGAGGGCTATTGCTATTGATGTTGGCCTGTCAGACCGCAGAGGTAGAAAAAAGCAAAAGCACGAAGGTGCTAAAAACGGAGCAGCAAGAAAATTTATGGATTGAGTACGAATTTGATACACTCAAGCAAAAAAAAGATGGTTATTACAAGGAGTATAATTTAGTGGATGGGAAAAAAATTTTGTTCCTAGAAAAAACAATCAAAGATGGCTTGAGTCGCGGAGAGGAGAAACAATATTACCCCAACGGACAACTAGCTGCTAGCTTTCAATACAATGAAAAAGGGCAATTAGAAGGCCCCGTAAAGTACTATTTTCCTGATGGTAAGCTTAAACAGGAAGGACACTATCAGGCAGATGCTTTAGCAGACAGCTTAAAAACCTATTACCCCAATGGCCGCCTCAAAGAGCGGGTCTTTATGGTGGAAAATATGGCCAATGGTCCTTTTGAAGAGTTTTATCAAAATGGTCAACTCAAAGCAAAAGGCTTGTATGTGGATAATATTGAGCATTGTGAGCTCTGGATTTACGATCAAGATAGTACAGGAAGTTTAGAATCTAAAATGCTTTGTGACAGTCAATTAAAGACTTGTGCAACCTTTTGGAAAGCCAAGGAGGGCCCTGTAGAAGGAGTTAATGATTTTGCTAAAAGCACAATTGAAAAAATGCGGCCGCAATGCGAACCGTTAAAATAA
- a CDS encoding outer membrane beta-barrel protein: protein MKLKLLWAAVALALSPQILSAQSLDEDLCNDNLDEAKRSYEEGQLEEVGDLIRDCLANKKAFPVKAKREEGYKLLTESYLFRNDLDDATRSFEELLKINPLYEADSLNPNNSYDLIYLSRTYRHKPLISIYANIGANNSRLQILETYNVDNNNRRSENYNTFMLGVSGAIGVEMPIWRDFTLALEGNFALRSYRGIDSMFLSPSSQTPTQFEQLYSNLQFDERQYWIDIPLMLRYEHYFKRYKKVIPYAYIGGAPNFLLSASMVNIQRSTTRESDGGGAVVGGERSFVIAGSGLKGEVQTGETNNDRLSLRESFNISLLAGAGAKIRVGHDFVIIEARYNRFLMNSVNRENRYSNPELLYEYGHVDNDFRMDNYSLTIGFEKSFYKPRKKRQYNEVFINRRLNKIISKEKRNAKRTTDSELKQELNSFVRELERDQPGIIEDVRRGRASSKVIDEIKDKASEIKKK from the coding sequence ATGAAACTAAAATTGCTTTGGGCCGCTGTTGCCCTAGCCCTCAGCCCTCAAATCTTATCTGCACAATCACTAGATGAAGATCTCTGTAACGATAACCTAGATGAGGCCAAAAGATCTTATGAAGAAGGCCAACTGGAAGAGGTAGGCGACCTAATCCGCGACTGCCTAGCAAATAAAAAAGCCTTTCCTGTAAAAGCAAAAAGAGAAGAAGGCTATAAACTACTTACCGAAAGTTACTTGTTCCGCAATGACCTCGACGATGCTACTCGATCTTTTGAAGAACTCCTCAAAATTAACCCTCTCTATGAGGCAGACTCTTTAAACCCCAATAATTCTTATGACCTAATTTATTTGTCTAGAACCTACAGACATAAACCCCTCATTTCTATCTATGCAAATATTGGAGCGAATAATAGCCGATTGCAAATCTTAGAAACTTATAATGTAGATAATAATAACCGCCGTTCAGAAAACTACAATACGTTTATGTTGGGTGTTTCAGGAGCTATTGGCGTGGAAATGCCAATCTGGCGAGATTTTACCCTTGCCTTAGAAGGAAATTTTGCACTTAGAAGCTACAGAGGAATAGATAGCATGTTTTTGTCTCCAAGCAGCCAAACACCAACTCAGTTTGAGCAACTGTACTCTAACCTACAGTTCGATGAACGCCAATACTGGATTGATATTCCCCTAATGCTCCGATACGAACACTATTTTAAGCGCTATAAAAAGGTAATTCCTTATGCCTATATCGGAGGCGCCCCCAATTTCTTGCTCTCAGCAAGTATGGTAAATATTCAAAGAAGTACTACCCGAGAATCTGACGGAGGTGGAGCCGTGGTAGGTGGCGAACGTAGCTTTGTTATTGCTGGTTCTGGCCTGAAGGGTGAAGTACAAACTGGCGAAACCAATAATGATCGCTTGTCGCTACGGGAATCATTTAATATCTCTCTTTTGGCTGGAGCTGGAGCCAAAATTCGAGTGGGCCACGATTTTGTTATTATTGAAGCCCGGTACAACCGCTTTCTAATGAATTCCGTCAATAGAGAAAATCGCTATAGCAATCCAGAACTACTCTATGAATACGGACATGTAGATAATGATTTTCGCATGGATAATTATTCTCTCACAATCGGCTTTGAAAAATCTTTCTATAAACCCAGAAAAAAAAGACAGTACAATGAAGTCTTTATCAATCGTCGCCTGAATAAGATTATTAGTAAAGAAAAACGGAACGCTAAACGGACTACAGACTCTGAACTAAAACAAGAACTCAATAGCTTTGTCCGTGAACTCGAAAGAGACCAACCTGGTATCATTGAAGATGTGCGCCGTGGCCGCGCTAGCTCAAAGGTGATTGATGAAATCAAAGACAAAGCCTCTGAGATTAAGAAGAAATAA